In Pan paniscus chromosome 15, NHGRI_mPanPan1-v2.0_pri, whole genome shotgun sequence, the sequence AGCTGTGCTGGTCACCCCCTCTCTGCCACCTCTAGCTCCAGCCACACTTTCAGCTCCAGGGCTGAGGCCGGTGGCTCTACAGGAGGTGCCATGAAGTCAGGCAGCTTCTCACTGGGCTGGTCCTGTGCAGTCCCAGGGCAGCGGCAGGAGGGCTCTGGAGCTTCCTCTAGCTCCAGCGCTGTCCCTGGAAGGGGCTCTGCCCCTGGTGCTGGCACTGGCTCAACAGCTGGCACTGGAAATAGCTGTGTTTCTGCACCTGAAGcaggagctgaaaaaggagagagGTCACCAATATCACTTACTTTCCACTGGAATTTCCAAACATGAAAACAAGCTCACTGAATTTAAAGGAATTTCAGCCTGAAAACATTGTCCCTGGAAAGACTTCCAGACTGCAGGTTACCTCACCATGTGCCTGTGTCTCAATGAGCTCCAGAGGCTCCAGCTGGACAAGGACAATGTGCAGATGTGGCCCTGGTGGGATCACTGGTGAGGCCTGGCCTGGTAGCTCCATCTGGGGCCTGATGTCTACCTGGTGACTCCTGTCCTGTGGTACCTGGGGGGGCCTTCTGTCAAATGGCCAGAGGCATCTGGGGTGAGCGATGAGCCTACAAGGGCATCGTTGGAAAAGAAAGGCTGTCACTCCTGCCATTCCTGAAGCAGGAGCCTTGAGATGTGGGGATGCAGCACAAGAACATCTTGCTCTCTTGAGCATCTCCCACCAAGTGAGCTGGCTATGGGGCTAACTCTAGGATGTGGGTGCCTGGTTAtcgggattcttttttttttttttttttttttttgagacattgtctcattctgttggccagggtggagtgcagtggcatgatc encodes:
- the LOC117981601 gene encoding CMT1A duplicated region transcript 15 protein-like protein, coding for MLKRARCSCAASPHLKAPASGMAGVTAFLFQRCPCRLIAHPRCLWPFDRRPPQVPQDRSHQVDIRPQMELPGQASPVIPPGPHLHIVLVQLEPLELIETQAHAPASGAETQLFPVPAVEPVPAPGAEPLPGTALELEEAPEPSCRCPGTAQDQPSEKLPDFMAPPVEPPASALELKVWLELEVAERG